A stretch of the Lolium perenne isolate Kyuss_39 chromosome 3, Kyuss_2.0, whole genome shotgun sequence genome encodes the following:
- the LOC127340510 gene encoding uncharacterized protein produces the protein MASAGGSGDLGKEKEGGNSTIDGGFIAKFKKMVLTEKENKVLVMEDLEDEEGDQIAVVGKILSPTKFHIQTIISTLRPQWGNPKGLEFKEMGDNVLMATLEREQDRKRIWEGAPWMINNHAVVLDDFVSSMRPSEVRFSRIPIWIQCHDLPFNWLNAKRAENIAKQIGTFIKLDTSGNSRGWGQSLRARIWLDVEEPIQHFIQIDSQKRKELIPYPIVDEKLPYFCFYCGRIDHSTGFCLTPAERDEEGN, from the coding sequence ATGGCTAGCGCTGGTGGATCGGGTGACCTGGGGAAGGAGAAGGAGGGAGGTAACTCCACCATTGATGGAGGGTTTATAGCGAAATTCAAGAAGATGGTGCTGACTGAGAAGGAGAACAAAGTCCTCGTAATGGAGGATCTTGAGGACGAAGAAGGCGATCAGATCGCAGTGGTGGGTAAGATCCTGTCACCCACAAAATTTCACATCCAGACGATCATTAGCACGCTTCGACCCCAATGGGGTAACCCAAAGGGCCTGGAATTCAAGGAAATGGGGGACAATGTTCTCATGGCGACTCTGGAAAGGGAGCAAGATCGGAAACGTATCTGGGAGGGGGCGCCATGGATGATTAATAACCATGCAGTGGTTTTGGACGACTTTGTGTCCAGTATGCGACCTTCTGAGGTCCGCTTTAGCAGAATTCCGATCTGGATACAATGCCATGATCTGCCTTTCAACTGGCTCAATGCAAAAAGGGCGGAAAATATAGCAAAGCAGATCGGTACTTTCATAAAGCTTGATACATCTGGGAATAGCAGAGGATGGGGCCAGAGCTTGAGGGCGAGAATTTGGCTAGATGTTGAGGAGCCCATCCAACATTTTATACAGATAGACTCACAGAAGAGAAAGGAGTTGATCCCATATCCTATTGTAGATGAGAAGCTACCGTATTTCTGTTTCTATTGCGGGAGGATTGACCATTCGACGGGGTTCTGCTTAACCCCGGCTGAGAGAGATGAGGAGGGGAACTGA
- the LOC139838305 gene encoding uncharacterized protein yields the protein MAAFFTSFDASLVGSQDWTMRASQAPVRTATLSPAAGVRSNTTAPVFEEDDGVEEDDEEEEGVEDDEEDDDEDEEGGDEEDDEGAGDDDLVEVDADGVRTKKKKKKKASGTRGPKWTPLEDLCLCESWATVSHDSIIGANQKGGKYWARIKTEFDERKLINSDYQKVTMKRSQKAMSTRWAIIQASVNSFHGYHQDLETRGDSGADVAQLFDRAMEMYAKNSEGHKPFALMHCYGKLKVNEKWRLTRLSLSKGKDAIDLDAPLATSTGRPTGNKAAKAALADAASSEKTQASITKCLADVSSTFISRDKKADQRWAELLKRQEEKLELKKRRDDMSLLRTSTE from the exons ATGGCGGCGTTCTTCACCAGCTTCGACGCCTCGCTAGTCGGATCACAAGACTGGACAATG cgcgcGAGCCAGGCCCCGGTccggacggcgaccctttcaccggccgcaggggtccgctcgaatacgacggcgccggtctttgaggaggacgacggggttgaggaggacgacgaggaagaggagggggtggaggacgacgaggaggacgacgatgaggacgaagagggcggcgacgaagaggacgacgagggtgccggtgacgatgatctcgtggaggtagacgcggacggcgtgaggacgaagaagaagaagaagaagaaggcgtcgggcacacgaggcccgaagtggacgcctctggaagatctttgcctgtgcgagtcgtgggcgacggtgagccatgactccatcatcggcgccaaccaaaaaggcgggaagtattgggcgaggatcaagaccgagttcgatgagcgcaagctcatcaacagcgactaccagaaagtgacaatgaagaggagccaaaaggcaatgtcgacgcgatgggccatcatccaggcgtcggtgaactccttccatgggtaccatcaggacttagagaccagaggcgacagcggcgccgacgtcgcccaactg tttgatcGGGCCATGGAAATGTACGCCAAGAACTCGGAAGGTCACAAGCcgttcgcgctgatgcattgctatggcaagctcaaagtgaatgagaaatggcggctgacgcgcctgtcgctgtccaaggggaaggacgccattgatctggacgcgccgctggcaacttcgacagggcgtcctactggcaacaaggctgccaaggccgccttggccgacgctgcgtcgtctgagaagacgcaggcgtcgatcacgaaatgcctcgccgacgtctcctcgacctttatctcccgcgacaagaaggccgaccaaag gtgggccgagctgctcaagaggcaagaggagaagctggagctcaagaaacgcagggacgacatgtccctgctgagaacgtcgacagagtga